The Sebastes fasciatus isolate fSebFas1 chromosome 4, fSebFas1.pri, whole genome shotgun sequence genome window below encodes:
- the LOC141766287 gene encoding retinol dehydrogenase 13-like: MQTFKAIISFVFHYPKTIAVVTATGVGLLRVKKWIAGGVCRSKASLDGKTVLITGGNTGIGKETAVDLAGRGARVILACRDMDRANKAAEEVRRRTGNYNIIVKKLDLASLQSVRQLAKDILASEERLDVLINNAGIMSCPKWQTEDGFEMQFGVNHLGHFLLTNCLLDLLKKSSPSRVVNVSSLAHERGQIYFDDIHQEKDYRPWKSYFQSKLANVLFTKELANRLQGSGVTTYSLHPGIIRTELGRHFWSKIPLWKSVVYTPLSFLIKSPTEGAQTTIYCAVEESLQDKSGLYYSDCAPKTAAPQGLDDEAAKKLWDLSASLVGLT, encoded by the exons ATGCAGACCTTCAAAGCCATAATATCATTTGTTTTCCACTATCCTAAAACTATTGCTGTGGTCACAGCAACAG GAGTGGGACTTCTTCGTGTGAAGAAATGGATTGCAGGTGGTGTGTGTCGCAGCAAAGCCTCGTTGGATGGAAAGACCGTCCTGATCACCGGAGGCAACACTGGGATTGGCAAAGAGACCGCTGTTGACCTGGCTGGAAGGG GCGCGAGAGTCATTCTGGCCTGCAGAGACATGGACAGAGCCAATAAAGCTGCagaagaggtgaggaggaggaccgGAAATTACAACATTATTGTCAAGAAGTTGGACTTGGCGTCTCTACAGTCGGTGCGACAACTAGCCAAAGACATCCTGGCGAGCGAAGAGAGGCTGGATGTTCTCATCAATAATGCAG gTATTATGAGCTGTCCAAAATGGCAGACTGAAGATGGCTTTGAAATGCAGTTCGGTGTGAACCACCTGGGCCATTTCCTTTTGACAAACTGTCTGTTGGATCTCCTGAAGAAATCGTCTCCGAGCCGCGTCGTCAACGTCTCCAGTTTAGCTCATGAAAGAG GTCAAATCTATTTTGATGACATACATCAGGAGAAAGATTACCGCCCTTGGAAAAGCTATTTCCAAAGTAAACTAGCTAATGTCCTGTTTACAAAGGAGCTGGCTAACAGGCTGCAAG GTAGCGGAGTAACGACATACAGCCTTCACCCTGGAATAATCCGGACGGAGCTCGGCCGTCACTTCTGGTCCAAAATACCCCTGTGGAAGAGTGTTGTATACACACCACTCAGTTTCCTCATCAAGTCTCCTACAGAAGGGGCTCAGACCACCATCTACTGCGCTGTGGAGGAAAGCCTGCAGGATAAGAGTGGACTCTATTACAG CGACTGCGCCCCTAAAACGGCGGCCCCTCAGGGTCTGGATGACGAAGCTGCCAAGAAGCTGTGGGATCTGAGTGCCTCTCTGGTCGGTCTGACATAA